A part of Ptychodera flava strain L36383 chromosome 11, AS_Pfla_20210202, whole genome shotgun sequence genomic DNA contains:
- the LOC139143119 gene encoding adhesion G protein-coupled receptor L4-like, protein METLRVEHEHSSRVARSVNQTSVSDAILPSFDLSNDTETSVAIVYVYHNFGELLPVGNAQVDESRQWVKSITALKRVRKVNSPVVSVTLYTDSGAIQKTESLKFTTKMYHKEVGYDAECVHMAYGNPKSIWDSQPCSKVSSKSSTSFTTCKCNAIGNYAILMTIGEKPVPFPIAARRTITIIVNVLSVLLLLLSFMFVIFSRITTDRYNLLKVSTLSYILMPILTIASLCIDEKSRACQTVALAVQVAQVVNVAWTLNLSIEAFLRLSFYIHTSNNARLFYVCTGWILPGILVCWFAMNPSGAIDDAKSCWSQIEIR, encoded by the exons ATGGAAACCTTGAGAGTTGAACATGAACACAGCTCAAGAGTAGCTAGAAGTGTGAACCAGACATCTGTAAGCGATGCTATTCTACCGTCATTTGATCTGTCAAACGATACAG AAACAAGTGTTGCCATTGTGTATGTCTATCACAACTTTGGAGAACTGTTGCCTGTCGGCAATGCACAAGT GGACGAATCAAGACAATGGGTAAAGTCTATCACAGCGTTGAAACGCGTGCGGAAAGTGAACTCGCCTGTTGTATCAGTTACTCTATATACAGACTCTGGTGCCATTCAGAAAACGGAATCACTGAAATTTACAACAAAGATGTACCACAAAGAG GTTGGTTATGATGCTGAGTGTGTTCACATGGCCTATGGAAATCCAAAAAG CATATGGGATTCACAACCTTGTAGCAAGGTCTCGTCAAAATCGAGTACGAGCTTCACAACATGTAAATGCAACGCAATTGGGAATTACGCCATATTGATGACTATAGGCGAGAAGCCTGTG CCGTTTCCTATTGCTGCCCGACGGACGATAACAATTATCGTTAACGTGTTGTCAGTCCTGCTGCTTTTGTTATCATTTATGTTTGTGATCTTCTCCAg GATAACAACGGATAGATATAACTTGCTGAAAGTTTCCACACTGTCATATATTCTTATGCCAATACTGACCATTGCAAGCCTGTGTATCGACGAAAAGTCG CGAGCATGCCAAACGGTTGCATTAGCTGTGCAAGTGGCACAAGTCGTCAATGTCGCATGGACTTTGAATTTATCCATCGAGGCTTTTCTGAGACTCTCTTTCTACATCCACACAAGTAATAATGCAAG GCTTTTCTATGTATGCACTGGATGGATCCTGCCAGGGATATTGGTGTGTTGGTTTGCTATGAACCCAAGCGGAGCGATTGATGATGCAAAAAG CTGCTGGAGCCAAATCGAAATTCGGTGA